From a region of the Carassius auratus strain Wakin chromosome 31, ASM336829v1, whole genome shotgun sequence genome:
- the LOC113050349 gene encoding eukaryotic translation initiation factor 4B-like isoform X2, whose product MAASAKKNKKKGKTLTLNDFLANDGSGSAPPSYPSAKTTSWADETDDLESDVSTSWHGAEDTYRAPPIDRSILPTAPRAARGPNIDRSRLPRGPPYTAFLGNLPYDVSEESIKDFFRGLGISAVRLPREPSNPERLKGFGYAEFEDVESFLSALSLNEENLGNRRIRVDIADSSNDKERDSGSMMGRDRDRGRGMDSGPDKTDSDWRARPSGDKDDGPRRDDGFGDRSRDRFESDRFRDAPRRDDRYDSGRDRFSGRDRFDDRDRRDRYDDKGYDSRGGRRGFSSGFKRDNDDWRDGDREERSERRDDGQDERAPTQRPKLNLKPRSIPKEEEQSGSLSPQSDIRVANSSRTSSIFGAAKPVDTAAKEREMEERLKKEQERLQKHLEEDKNRASERRPRDRDLSWRNEQPPEERRRTGSESSQPKGSRSQDGEHSENEVLSGQEDEPTSPACPSPSSSQGALPLKVMPAPPPKENVWAKRSTGGGANEKEGPPSAAPSNKSALKPNRSEEERVSGKDENRVDGIRKDKVVSQGRGGEGGWGRGREVDCPNKEKPREPADSNSALQVSTLPY is encoded by the exons ATGGCGGCGTCAG ctaagaagaataagaagaaggGGAAGACCCTGACCCTGAATGACTTCCTTGCGAATGATGGCAGTGGCAGTGCGCCCCCCAGTTACCCCAGCGCAAAGACCACCAGCTGGGCAGACGAGACCGATGACTTGGAAAGTGATG TCTCAACTTCTTGGCATGGTGCAGAGGATACATATCGAGCTCCTCCCATCGATCGCTCCATCCTGCCAACTGCGCCTCGTGCAGCGCGGGGACCAAACATTGACCGCTCTCGGCTGCCACGCGGTCCACCCTACACCGCCTTTCTTGGTAACCTTCCTTACGACGTCAGCGAGGAATCCATCAAAGACTTCTTCAGGGGTCTTGGG ATCAGTGCAGTACGTTTGCCACGGGAGCCTAGTAACCCAGAGAGGCTTAAGGGTTTTGGTTATGCAGAGTTTGAAGATGTTGAATCATTCTTGAGTGCTCTCAGTCTAAATGAAGAG AATCTTGGGAACAGACGGATCCGGGTGGATATTGCGGATTCATCCAATGACAAAG AGAGGGATAGTGGATCAATGATGGGGCGAGACAGGGATAGAGGTCGTGGGATGGACAGTGGCCCTGATAAGACAGATTCTGATTGGAGGGCACGGCCAAGCGGGGACAAGGATGATGGTCCACGCAGAGATGACGGATTCGGGGACA GGTCACGTGACCGCTTTGAGTCGGACCGATTCAGAGATGCTCCGAGGCGTGATGATCGTTATGACAGCGGTCGCGATCGCTTCAGTGGAAGAGATCGCTTTGACGACCGAGACCGAAGGGATCGCTATGATGACAAAG GTTATGACTCACGTGGTGGACGACGAGGATTCAGCAGTGGCTTCAAGCGAGACAATGATGACTGGCGTGATGGAGATCGAGAAGAGCGTTCAGAAAGGAGGGATGATGGACAAGATGAGAGGG CCCCTACACAGAGGCCCAAGTTGAACCTGAAGCCACGGAGCATCCCAAAAGAGGAGGAACAGAGTGGAAGCTTGTCCCCGCAGAGTGATATAAGGGTGGCTAATTCCAGCAGGACTTCCTCTATATTTGGGGCAGCCAAACCTGTGGACACGGCTGCTAAGGAAAGAGAGATGGAGGAGAGGCTGAAGAAAGAACAAGAACGACTCCAGAAACATTTGGAGGAGGACAAGAACAGGGCATCGGAGAGACGACCACGAGATCG agacTTGAGTTGGAGGAATGAACAACCACCTGAAGAGCGTCGACGCACGGGAAGTGAATCCTCACAACCTAAag GATCTAGGAGTCAAGACGGTGAACATTCAGAGAATGAAGTCCTCAGTGGACAGGAGGATGAGCCGACCTCTCCTGCATGTCCATCACCCTCTTCCAGTCAGGGTGCGCTCCCGCTGAAAGTTATGCCAGCTCCACCACCTAAAGAAAATGTCTGGGCCAAACGCAGCACAGGGGGTGGTGCTAATGAGAAGGAAGGACCACCCTCAGCTGCCCCTAGCAACAAAAGCGCTCTTAAACCCAACAG GTCAGAAGAAGAGAGAGTATCAGGCAAAG ATGAAAACCGGGTTGATGGCATTCGAAAGGATAAAGTTGTGTCTCAgggaagaggaggagaaggaggatgGGGTCGGGGACGAGAAGTTGACTGCCCAAATAAAGAGAAACCGAGAGAACCTGCAGACAG CAATTCAGCTCTGCAAGTAAGTACGCTGCCCTACTAA
- the LOC113050349 gene encoding eukaryotic translation initiation factor 4B-like isoform X1 has product MAASAKKNKKKGKTLTLNDFLANDGSGSAPPSYPSAKTTSWADETDDLESDVSTSWHGAEDTYRAPPIDRSILPTAPRAARGPNIDRSRLPRGPPYTAFLGNLPYDVSEESIKDFFRGLGISAVRLPREPSNPERLKGFGYAEFEDVESFLSALSLNEENLGNRRIRVDIADSSNDKERDSGSMMGRDRDRGRGMDSGPDKTDSDWRARPSGDKDDGPRRDDGFGDRSRDRFESDRFRDAPRRDDRYDSGRDRFSGRDRFDDRDRRDRYDDKGYDSRGGRRGFSSGFKRDNDDWRDGDREERSERRDDGQDERAPTQRPKLNLKPRSIPKEEEQSGSLSPQSDIRVANSSRTSSIFGAAKPVDTAAKEREMEERLKKEQERLQKHLEEDKNRASERRPRDRDLSWRNEQPPEERRRTGSESSQPKGSRSQDGEHSENEVLSGQEDEPTSPACPSPSSSQGALPLKVMPAPPPKENVWAKRSTGGGANEKEGPPSAAPSNKSALKPNRSEEERVSGKDENRVDGIRKDKVVSQGRGGEGGWGRGREVDCPNKEKPREPADRKEVRREQDPRIASEPKKYEEGTPPQFSSASKYAALLMDGDQGEDEEE; this is encoded by the exons ATGGCGGCGTCAG ctaagaagaataagaagaaggGGAAGACCCTGACCCTGAATGACTTCCTTGCGAATGATGGCAGTGGCAGTGCGCCCCCCAGTTACCCCAGCGCAAAGACCACCAGCTGGGCAGACGAGACCGATGACTTGGAAAGTGATG TCTCAACTTCTTGGCATGGTGCAGAGGATACATATCGAGCTCCTCCCATCGATCGCTCCATCCTGCCAACTGCGCCTCGTGCAGCGCGGGGACCAAACATTGACCGCTCTCGGCTGCCACGCGGTCCACCCTACACCGCCTTTCTTGGTAACCTTCCTTACGACGTCAGCGAGGAATCCATCAAAGACTTCTTCAGGGGTCTTGGG ATCAGTGCAGTACGTTTGCCACGGGAGCCTAGTAACCCAGAGAGGCTTAAGGGTTTTGGTTATGCAGAGTTTGAAGATGTTGAATCATTCTTGAGTGCTCTCAGTCTAAATGAAGAG AATCTTGGGAACAGACGGATCCGGGTGGATATTGCGGATTCATCCAATGACAAAG AGAGGGATAGTGGATCAATGATGGGGCGAGACAGGGATAGAGGTCGTGGGATGGACAGTGGCCCTGATAAGACAGATTCTGATTGGAGGGCACGGCCAAGCGGGGACAAGGATGATGGTCCACGCAGAGATGACGGATTCGGGGACA GGTCACGTGACCGCTTTGAGTCGGACCGATTCAGAGATGCTCCGAGGCGTGATGATCGTTATGACAGCGGTCGCGATCGCTTCAGTGGAAGAGATCGCTTTGACGACCGAGACCGAAGGGATCGCTATGATGACAAAG GTTATGACTCACGTGGTGGACGACGAGGATTCAGCAGTGGCTTCAAGCGAGACAATGATGACTGGCGTGATGGAGATCGAGAAGAGCGTTCAGAAAGGAGGGATGATGGACAAGATGAGAGGG CCCCTACACAGAGGCCCAAGTTGAACCTGAAGCCACGGAGCATCCCAAAAGAGGAGGAACAGAGTGGAAGCTTGTCCCCGCAGAGTGATATAAGGGTGGCTAATTCCAGCAGGACTTCCTCTATATTTGGGGCAGCCAAACCTGTGGACACGGCTGCTAAGGAAAGAGAGATGGAGGAGAGGCTGAAGAAAGAACAAGAACGACTCCAGAAACATTTGGAGGAGGACAAGAACAGGGCATCGGAGAGACGACCACGAGATCG agacTTGAGTTGGAGGAATGAACAACCACCTGAAGAGCGTCGACGCACGGGAAGTGAATCCTCACAACCTAAag GATCTAGGAGTCAAGACGGTGAACATTCAGAGAATGAAGTCCTCAGTGGACAGGAGGATGAGCCGACCTCTCCTGCATGTCCATCACCCTCTTCCAGTCAGGGTGCGCTCCCGCTGAAAGTTATGCCAGCTCCACCACCTAAAGAAAATGTCTGGGCCAAACGCAGCACAGGGGGTGGTGCTAATGAGAAGGAAGGACCACCCTCAGCTGCCCCTAGCAACAAAAGCGCTCTTAAACCCAACAG GTCAGAAGAAGAGAGAGTATCAGGCAAAG ATGAAAACCGGGTTGATGGCATTCGAAAGGATAAAGTTGTGTCTCAgggaagaggaggagaaggaggatgGGGTCGGGGACGAGAAGTTGACTGCCCAAATAAAGAGAAACCGAGAGAACCTGCAGACAG gaAGGAGGTCAGACGGGAACAAGATCCCAGAATAGCCTCAGAACCAAAGAAATATGAAGAGGGCACTCCTCCT CAATTCAGCTCTGCAAGTAAGTACGCTGCCCTACTAATGGATGGAGACCAGGGAGAAGATGAAGAGGAATGA